A single Thermoplasmata archaeon DNA region contains:
- a CDS encoding DUF5679 domain-containing protein, producing MVEAYCVKCRKKVEMKDAQKVTMKNGKPAMQGVCPNCGTKVFKIGSQ from the coding sequence ATGGTGGAAGCTTACTGTGTTAAATGCAGGAAAAAGGTGGAAATGAAGGATGCCCAAAAGGTCACCATGAAGAACGGGAAGCCAGCAATGCAGGGTGTCTGCCCGAATTGCGGCACAAAGGTCTTCAAGATAGGATCTCAGTAA